In Carya illinoinensis cultivar Pawnee chromosome 16, C.illinoinensisPawnee_v1, whole genome shotgun sequence, a single window of DNA contains:
- the LOC122299023 gene encoding disease resistance protein RPV1-like codes for MVNLQLLQPLKNSFGTIKIEAIYLDIPEGHDHMICLPSEAFMKMRNLQLFINKNAQFSAAPNYLSNELRVLVWPQYPSSSLPSDFHGNNLVEFKMRDSHIKELGGLKLKNLTVMDLIRCKCLTKIPDVSSIPNLEKLGIVACDNLVELHHSVGFLDKLESLSVIGCSKFRILPKRFKLRSLHVLLLTYCSSLEDFPEIECEMKFLYELDLRGTSIRELPSSIENFKELQTLYLEVTSIIELPSSIGNLAWLNELYVEGFIDQLGSVRIVKVDGYSQPINIGMVEEDGIQSTSFAESTSKYEIASTTPTNSSIWESLQDLTLKFCRLSESNFFTYANYFPALTRLDLSGSDIVNFPAQGVRFPWLRYLNLNECKKLEEIFPLPSSIISVEAHECTSLESFALLSEILNKNNGTNFHELRMIDLYGCHKLLAIPSWEEGLQNLAYRSNFNITFPEKRTPCWFSYRKEAHDNNLCEIDINRPHHWNGIDEILVIYVVFGFGFGSVGIIQPTKIEKVSIRVKFLDGSDWRLLDYLDTEFYWTDSSNHVWMHGMIYSKQVDVSRFRFECRSEHVVFKRVGIHFVKNHEENVRDDIGDHIEPSYPFSYSINDEEGDRCLDLMDEKRPHSSTMGIIITELENEDEYPKEDMDLELKLGYPFSYPFLELENDDENSSEDLELEKDDENLKEIFGKRHRDDEYDCNMEPNRCPQQKRPHIYSSTMGTITEVENDLNLDLELKLGLV; via the exons ATGGTTAACCTACAACTCTTGCAACCTCTTAAGAACAGTTTT GGAACAATCAAAATTGAAGCGATTTATTTAGATATTCCTGAAGGCCATGATCACATGATATGTTTGCCTTCCGAGGCATTTATGAAGATGAGAAATCTTCAATTGTTTATAAACAAGAATGCACAATTTTCTGCAGCACCGAACTATCTCTCTAATGAGCTAAGAGTGCTTGTTTGGCCTCAATATCCTTCGTCATCTTTGCCTTCAGATTTTCATGGAAATAATCTCGTTGAATTTAAAATGCGAGATAGCCACATCAAGGAGTTAGGCGGCCTAAAATTGAAG AACTTGACTGTTATGGATTTAATCCGTTGTAAATGCTTAACAAAAATTCCTGATGTTTCAAGTATCCCAAATTTAGAGAAGTTGGGTATTGTAGCTTGTGATAACTTAGTTGAGCTTCATCATTCCGTTGGATTCCTTGATAAGCTTGAGAGTCTTTCTGTTATCGGATGCTCCAAGTTTAGGATTTTGCCGAAAAGATTCAAGTTAAGATCTCTACATGTTCTTTTGCTTACCTATTGCTCGAGTCTTGAAGACTTTCCAGAGATTGAATgtgaaatgaaatttttatatgagTTAGATCTTCGTGGCACTAGCATAAGAGAACTACCTTCATCAATTGAGAACTTCAAAGAACTTCAAACCTTATATCTAGAAGTCACTAGTATAATAGAGCTACCTTCATCAATTGGTAACCTTGCTTGGCTTAACGAATTATATGTAGAAGGCTTCATTGATCAGTTGGGAAGTGTACGTATTGTCAAAGTTGATGGTTATTCACAACCAATAAACATTGGAATGGTGGAGGAGGATGGTATACAATCCACGTCATTTGCGGAGTCTACAAGCAAATATGAAATTGCATCAACTACTCCGACAAATTCAAGCATTTGGGAATCGCTACAAGATTTAACGCTTAAATTCTGTCGCCTATCAGAATCAAATTTCTTCACGTATGCTAATTACTTTCCCGCTTTGACGAGGTTAGATCTAAGTGGGAGTGATATTGTTAACTTTCCAGCTCAAGGCGTCAGATTTCCTTGGTTGAGATACCTTAATTTGAACGAGTGCaagaaacttgaagaaatttttCCTCTTCCATCGAGTATAATAAGTGTTGAAGCTCATGAATGCACGTCATTGGAAAGTTTTGCACTACTATCTGAAatactaaataaaaacaatggAACGAATTTTCATGAACTCCGAATGATTGACTTGTATGGATGCCATAAACTGCTTGCGATTCCTTCATGGGAAGAG GGACTTCAAAATTTGGCATACCGGTCAAACTTTAACATTACATTTCCAGAAAAGAGGACTCCATGCTGGTTCAGCTATCGCAAGGAGGCCCATGATAATAATCTGTGTGAAATAGATATTAATCGACCGCATCATTGGAATGGCATAGATGAAATTCTTGTGATCTATGttgtttttggatttggatttggatCAGTTGGGATCATTCAGCCAACGAAGATCGAGAAGGTTTCTATTCGTGTTAAATTCCTTGATGGCTCGGATTGGAGGCTCTTAGATTATCTTGATACGGAATTTTATTGGACGGACAGCTCAAACCATGTATGGATGCACGGGATGATTTACAGTAAACAAGTGGACGTTTCAAGGTTTAGATTTGAATGTCGGTCAGAGCACGTGGTCTTTAAAAGAGTTGGGATCCATTTCGTAAAGAATCATGAAGAGAACGTAAGAGATGATATAGGTGATCACATAGAACCTAGTTACCCTTTTTCTTATTCCATTAATGATGAAGAAGGTGACAGATGTCTAGATTTAATGGATGAAAAGAGGCCGCATTCTTCAACCATGGGCATCATAATAACGGAATTAGAGAATGAAGATGAGTATCCAAAGGAAGATATGGATTTAGAGCTTAAACTTGGTTACCctttttcttacccttttttgGAATTGGAGAATGACGATGAGAATTCAAGTGAAGATTTGGAATTAGAGAAAGATGATGAGAATCTGAAGGAAATATTTGGTAAGAGGCAtcgtgatgatgaatatgatTGCAACATGGAACCCAATAGGTGCCCTCAACAAAAGAGGCCGCATATATATTCTTCAACCATGGGCACAATAACGGAAGTAGAGAATGACTTGAACTTGGATTTAGAGCTTAAACTTGGATTGGTCTGA